From Caviibacter abscessus, one genomic window encodes:
- the cas9 gene encoding type II CRISPR RNA-guided endonuclease Cas9 (Cas9, originally named Csn1, is the large, multifunctional signature protein of type II CRISPR/Cas systems. It is well known even to general audiences because its RNA-guided endonuclease activity has made it a popular tool for custom editing of eukaryotic genomes.): MDKLKKQQFTDYYLGLDLGTSSVGWAVTDPNYNILKFNKKDMWGSRLFDEAQTAKDRRVQRNSRRRLKRRKWRLDLLERIFEEEIFKIDPTFFMRLKESNLHLEDKTYKKEFILFNDNNYTDKDFHNNYPTIYHLRDDLINTNEKKDIRLIYLALHSIFKRRGHFLFSGLSIDEIKNFQIVFENLKDSIKEILGFELDADRDNLNSILTNRTTTKKDKEKELKNILKNNQLLAIFKLVIGSKSNFKNIFIENETLQEKDNEINISFSDIIYDDKRDELVNILDEDIDLIDKCKNMYDYLLLKKILKQESSSISSSMIDSYNQHKVELKQLKYFIKKYCKEEYNNIFRDSNKNYSAYINLNSIDGNRKIINYSEEISKPEHLFKNLKSIFQKFGKINTEGTVVSEIIDESDKNIFKKLYEKTENHTLLARQRTTNNSILPYQIHKYELEKILENQSKYYEFLGIRKNEIIKIFEFRIPYYVGPLNNNSKHSWVVRKSGEITPQNFEDKVDLEQSAEKFILRMTNKCTYLREEDVLPKDSLIYGEYMVLNELNKVKINGSSDILIKYKQEIIDLLFKRNVTVTVKKLIEFLETKGIKVEKSEISGVEVKFNSSLKTYIKFFKIIGNKLEEDKYKNIVENIIRWKCLYGDDKKIFEKKFNSEYKNNELNKDEFNQILKLSFNGWGRLSAKLLTSQFDFVNLNTGEGPYKSVMEALRTNNLNLMELLSSNYDLMDKIEKENNENNEKGKNSTYKELVNESYVSPSVKRSIIQTIKIINEIKKITKKVPKKIFIETARTNEVKGKITEKRQEAIQKLYKSVEKDKDLIFEEIDSLNKEVKSFDNNKLRQKKLFLYFMQLGKCMYSGESIDISELNNSNTYDIEHIYPQSKVKDDSLDNIILVKKEINISEGDKYPKSSNIRNKMKSFWKILKDKKFISNEKYSRLICDKEMTVDQLSGFVARQLVTTRQATIEVIRILNILYPESEIIYSKAGNVSDFREKFDLIKCRELNDMHHAKDAYLNIVVGNVYNTKFTKNPTNFIKSQLNLDKKDSYNLKKIFDYDIERNNLIAWKKEKKDENGKVLKEGTISLVRNNILKNTVNITRMLIEDKGQLFNLTIKKKKENKDGDFIPAIKISGESQKLTSKYGYYDSLNPSYFVLLKYDDKNGNKQMIADRVFIKDLSKIKTHKDLEKYYEAKYKNPKIIKKIKKQQLILFDNYPYRISGYTNKSGLELKNAKSLFLENNYVKYLKDAIKFVLINEKNNENSYIFPKLKRDNNTRPETNEEAKARHEKEFIKLYNVFIEKLQSKEYANYCFNKRSIDLISQKEIFEKNSLLEKAKMLKCIIKIFNKDTNWQFTGKNDNLKLILTVSRSFKTFSKFNPGKLVFIDESITGLFNKKIIIK, translated from the coding sequence ATGGATAAATTAAAAAAACAACAATTTACAGACTATTATCTCGGACTAGATTTAGGTACTTCATCAGTAGGTTGGGCAGTAACTGATCCTAATTACAACATATTAAAATTTAACAAAAAAGATATGTGGGGATCAAGATTATTTGATGAAGCACAAACTGCAAAAGATAGAAGAGTACAAAGAAATTCTAGAAGAAGATTAAAAAGAAGAAAATGGAGATTAGACTTACTAGAAAGAATTTTTGAAGAAGAAATATTTAAAATAGATCCCACATTTTTTATGCGACTTAAAGAAAGTAATTTACATTTAGAGGATAAAACGTATAAAAAAGAATTTATATTATTTAATGATAATAATTATACTGATAAAGATTTTCATAATAATTATCCAACTATATATCATTTAAGAGATGATTTAATTAATACAAATGAAAAGAAAGATATAAGGTTAATATACCTAGCATTACATAGTATTTTTAAAAGAAGAGGACATTTTTTATTTTCTGGATTAAGTATAGATGAAATCAAAAATTTTCAAATAGTATTTGAAAATTTAAAAGATAGCATTAAAGAAATTCTTGGTTTTGAATTGGATGCTGATAGAGATAATTTAAATAGTATTTTAACAAACAGAACCACAACAAAAAAAGATAAAGAAAAAGAATTAAAAAACATATTAAAAAATAACCAGCTTTTAGCAATATTTAAATTAGTAATTGGTTCAAAATCAAATTTTAAAAATATTTTTATAGAAAATGAAACACTACAAGAAAAAGACAATGAAATAAATATTTCTTTTTCTGATATTATTTACGATGATAAAAGAGATGAACTTGTAAATATTTTAGACGAAGATATTGATTTAATTGACAAATGTAAAAATATGTATGATTATTTACTTTTGAAAAAAATATTAAAACAAGAAAGTAGTTCGATTTCAAGTTCTATGATTGATAGTTATAATCAACATAAAGTTGAATTAAAACAGTTAAAGTACTTTATAAAAAAATATTGCAAAGAAGAATATAATAATATCTTTAGAGATAGCAATAAAAATTATTCGGCATATATTAATTTAAATAGTATAGATGGAAATAGAAAAATAATAAATTATAGTGAAGAAATATCAAAACCAGAACATTTATTTAAAAATCTTAAATCAATATTTCAAAAATTTGGAAAAATTAATACAGAAGGAACTGTAGTTAGTGAAATAATAGATGAATCCGATAAAAATATATTTAAAAAACTATATGAAAAAACAGAAAATCATACTTTACTCGCAAGACAAAGGACAACTAATAATTCTATATTACCTTATCAAATTCATAAATATGAATTAGAAAAAATATTAGAAAATCAAAGTAAGTATTATGAATTTTTAGGCATAAGAAAAAATGAAATAATTAAAATATTTGAATTTAGAATTCCTTACTATGTAGGACCTTTAAATAATAATAGTAAACACTCTTGGGTTGTAAGAAAAAGTGGAGAAATAACCCCACAAAATTTTGAAGATAAAGTGGACTTAGAACAATCAGCAGAAAAATTTATACTAAGAATGACCAACAAGTGTACTTACTTAAGAGAAGAAGATGTTTTACCTAAAGATTCATTAATATATGGCGAATATATGGTTTTAAATGAACTCAATAAAGTTAAAATTAATGGTAGTTCCGATATATTAATAAAATACAAACAAGAAATTATAGATTTATTATTTAAAAGAAATGTCACAGTAACTGTAAAAAAATTGATTGAATTTTTAGAAACAAAAGGAATTAAAGTTGAAAAAAGTGAAATAAGTGGTGTAGAAGTAAAATTTAATTCAAGTTTAAAAACATATATTAAATTTTTTAAAATAATCGGAAATAAACTTGAAGAAGATAAATATAAAAATATTGTAGAAAATATTATAAGATGGAAATGCTTATATGGTGATGATAAAAAAATATTCGAAAAAAAATTTAATTCAGAATATAAAAATAACGAGTTAAATAAAGATGAATTTAATCAAATATTAAAATTAAGTTTTAATGGTTGGGGAAGGCTATCAGCAAAATTATTAACTTCACAATTTGATTTTGTAAACTTAAATACTGGAGAAGGTCCATATAAATCCGTAATGGAAGCACTTAGAACAAATAATTTAAATTTAATGGAATTATTGTCATCAAATTATGATTTAATGGATAAAATAGAAAAAGAAAATAATGAAAATAATGAAAAAGGCAAAAATTCTACATATAAAGAATTAGTTAATGAATCGTATGTTTCTCCATCTGTTAAAAGATCAATTATACAAACAATAAAGATAATTAATGAAATTAAAAAGATCACAAAAAAAGTTCCGAAAAAAATATTCATTGAAACTGCTAGAACTAATGAAGTAAAAGGTAAAATTACCGAAAAAAGACAAGAGGCAATACAAAAACTTTATAAATCTGTAGAAAAAGATAAAGATTTAATATTTGAAGAAATAGATAGTCTAAATAAAGAAGTAAAATCATTTGATAATAATAAACTTAGACAAAAGAAATTGTTTTTATATTTCATGCAATTAGGTAAATGTATGTATTCAGGGGAATCAATTGACATTAGTGAATTAAATAATAGTAATACCTATGATATAGAACATATTTATCCTCAATCAAAAGTTAAAGATGATAGTTTAGATAATATAATACTTGTAAAAAAAGAGATAAATATTTCAGAAGGAGATAAATATCCTAAATCATCAAATATTAGAAATAAAATGAAAAGTTTTTGGAAAATTCTTAAGGATAAAAAATTTATATCAAATGAAAAATACAGTAGATTAATTTGTGATAAAGAAATGACTGTAGATCAGTTATCTGGTTTTGTTGCAAGACAATTAGTTACAACTAGACAAGCCACAATAGAAGTGATTCGAATCTTAAATATACTTTATCCTGAATCAGAAATAATTTATTCAAAAGCTGGAAATGTATCTGATTTTAGAGAAAAATTTGATTTAATAAAATGCAGAGAATTAAATGATATGCACCATGCTAAAGATGCATATTTAAATATAGTTGTAGGAAATGTATACAATACTAAATTCACAAAAAATCCAACAAATTTTATTAAAAGTCAATTAAACCTTGATAAAAAAGATAGTTATAATTTAAAAAAAATATTTGATTATGATATTGAAAGAAACAATCTGATTGCATGGAAAAAAGAAAAAAAAGATGAAAATGGAAAAGTATTAAAAGAGGGAACAATATCTTTAGTAAGAAACAATATATTAAAAAATACTGTTAATATAACAAGAATGTTGATTGAAGATAAAGGACAACTATTTAATTTAACAATAAAAAAGAAAAAAGAAAATAAAGATGGGGATTTTATTCCTGCTATAAAAATATCAGGAGAAAGTCAAAAATTAACTAGTAAATATGGATATTATGATAGCCTGAACCCATCGTATTTTGTACTTTTAAAGTATGATGATAAAAATGGAAATAAACAAATGATTGCAGATAGAGTTTTTATTAAAGATTTATCAAAAATTAAAACACATAAAGATTTAGAAAAATATTATGAAGCTAAGTATAAAAACCCTAAAATAATTAAAAAAATAAAAAAACAACAATTAATTTTATTTGACAATTATCCCTATAGAATATCAGGATATACAAACAAATCAGGATTAGAATTAAAAAATGCTAAAAGTTTATTTCTTGAAAATAATTATGTTAAATATTTAAAAGACGCAATAAAATTTGTTTTAATAAATGAAAAAAATAATGAAAATAGCTATATTTTTCCAAAATTAAAAAGAGATAATAATACAAGACCTGAAACTAATGAAGAAGCAAAAGCAAGACATGAAAAAGAATTTATTAAATTATATAATGTCTTTATTGAAAAATTACAAAGTAAAGAATATGCTAATTATTGCTTTAATAAACGTTCTATTGATTTAATATCTCAAAAAGAAATTTTTGAAAAAAATTCTTTGTTAGAAAAAGCAAAAATGCTTAAATGTATTATTAAAATTTTTAATAAAGATACAAACTGGCAATTTACAGGAAAAAATGATAATTTAAAATTAATATTAACAGTATCTAGATCTTTTAAGACATTCAGCAAATTTAATCCAGGTAAATTAGTATTTATTGATGAATCAATAACAGGATTGTTTAATAAAAAAATAATAATTAAATAA
- a CDS encoding cation diffusion facilitator family transporter has translation MEFKVNKINADIRIELYDDKLIGYAIIKKDTITDFLIFEEYRNISYGRKLINYIFNYYAINYGDSMKVCNFNESTYNFFIKHGFELNDNILIIKNLQQNIRQKKAIYNASFFSFMLNIFLSLGKILIGYIFGLVSIIADGINSTADCVTNLLVVIGLKISNTPEDEEHPFGHGKIESIFSIFIGLSIIISTLGILFNNVKKLIFFHPSNIQHSHTVYFFATLFIILKILQYLYVSYIANKYNSILLKSVLTDYLADILISSSVLIGIILAAYFSSIFDIILGILITIYIIYQGAMIVYENGSILMETQDKKLLQKVRQLLVKDENIYFVHDLFMISSGKDIYIYGDVRMDDNLTVNDSHKIAENAGIMVKKNYPQIKRITLHVEPIYKGGNKWI, from the coding sequence ATGGAATTTAAAGTAAATAAAATTAATGCTGATATAAGAATAGAGCTTTATGATGACAAACTTATAGGTTATGCAATTATAAAAAAAGATACGATAACTGATTTTCTAATATTTGAAGAATATAGAAATATAAGTTATGGTAGAAAATTAATTAATTATATATTCAATTACTATGCAATAAATTATGGTGATAGTATGAAAGTTTGCAATTTCAATGAATCAACTTATAATTTTTTTATAAAACATGGTTTTGAATTAAATGATAATATATTGATAATTAAAAATTTACAACAAAATATAAGACAAAAAAAGGCGATTTATAATGCCAGTTTTTTTTCTTTCATGCTAAATATTTTTTTATCTTTAGGTAAAATATTAATAGGATATATATTTGGACTTGTCTCTATAATTGCTGATGGTATAAATTCAACAGCAGATTGTGTAACTAATTTATTAGTTGTTATAGGTCTTAAAATTTCGAATACTCCAGAAGATGAAGAACATCCTTTCGGTCATGGTAAAATTGAATCTATTTTTAGTATATTTATTGGACTTTCAATAATTATTTCTACTCTTGGGATCCTTTTTAATAATGTAAAGAAATTAATTTTCTTTCATCCAAGCAATATTCAACATTCGCATACAGTATACTTTTTTGCTACTTTATTTATCATATTAAAAATTTTACAATATCTATATGTCTCATACATTGCAAATAAATATAACAGTATATTATTAAAATCAGTATTAACTGATTATTTAGCAGATATATTAATTTCAAGTTCTGTTCTTATTGGAATAATATTAGCTGCCTATTTTTCAAGTATATTTGACATAATATTAGGAATACTAATAACTATATATATAATTTATCAAGGAGCTATGATAGTATATGAAAATGGTTCAATTCTTATGGAAACACAAGATAAAAAGCTACTTCAAAAAGTAAGACAATTATTAGTTAAAGATGAAAATATATATTTTGTACATGATTTATTTATGATAAGTTCAGGTAAAGATATATATATTTACGGAGATGTTAGAATGGACGATAATTTAACAGTTAATGATTCTCATAAAATAGCAGAAAATGCTGGAATTATGGTGAAAAAGAATTATCCACAAATAAAAAGAATAACACTTCATGTTGAACCTATATATAAAGGGGGAAATAAATGGATATAG
- a CDS encoding peptidase U32 family protein, translating to MDIVAPAGNYEKLVAAIKAGANEVYLGLKGFGARRNNDNLGYQELFDGIDYAHSRGVKCLLTLNTVLKDVELKNVINAFIPIYKHGIDAVIVQDIGLMSVLQENFPDLIIHGSTQTTVSNHIEANYFKELGLKRVVLARELSFNEIKEIREKTDIELEVFVSGAMCISYSGNCYISSFIGGRSGNRGMCAYTCRKKFKQDYNKIKYTLSPNDQFLENKEIEMLESIGIDSIKIEGRKKNQNYVFETVGYYRSVIDKNPRPSMSYKLFNRGYSKGYFYLDDNLMNTKYPSNFGYLLGSISNNKIKLLDDLENGDGIQYVNSNFETIEGIFVNKIFKNDKKVVAAFKNDIISLPNIPKNAVYIYKNYSKALNDKIEHDIKISKRYLNIDIILKAEKNNNISLTFCTKNLKNELIEVNIKGSILNELSKKSISLDMISEKLSELGDTTFKAQNINIHYNDGVFISFSELKNLKRQAASLLYEKLINSYRRNEDIYVNYKQYDKNIENKPYVISALVENEEQEKACIEMGITKIYKNGKDVAKQKNLNKLTKATNLAYNFYDLLKNEKLENKYSINWNLNIFNNYSIDALSKFKNVDTIFLSPELSYKQIRHITTKSLKKGLVIYGYLKGMYIEHSIIEKNYMEIQGEFYDRYKLRKNEFGNVELFLNKPMNLIPKLYLIETLGLDELRLDFVFETYEETKKIIKSIKTKSGTYNPYTFQMGVS from the coding sequence ATGGATATAGTTGCTCCTGCCGGAAACTATGAAAAACTAGTAGCTGCAATAAAAGCAGGTGCTAATGAAGTTTATCTTGGTTTAAAAGGATTCGGTGCTAGAAGAAATAATGATAATTTAGGATATCAAGAACTTTTTGATGGAATTGATTATGCACATTCAAGAGGTGTTAAATGCTTATTAACTTTAAACACCGTTTTAAAAGATGTTGAACTAAAAAATGTGATTAATGCTTTTATTCCTATTTATAAGCATGGTATAGATGCAGTAATTGTCCAAGATATAGGACTAATGTCAGTTTTACAGGAAAATTTCCCAGATTTAATTATTCACGGTAGTACTCAAACGACAGTTTCAAATCATATTGAAGCAAACTATTTTAAAGAATTGGGATTAAAAAGAGTTGTTCTAGCCCGTGAACTTAGTTTTAATGAAATAAAAGAAATAAGGGAAAAAACAGATATTGAATTAGAGGTATTTGTTTCAGGGGCTATGTGTATATCATATTCAGGTAATTGCTACATAAGCAGTTTTATTGGTGGACGTTCAGGGAATAGAGGTATGTGTGCTTATACTTGTAGAAAAAAATTTAAACAAGATTATAATAAAATCAAATATACTTTATCCCCAAACGATCAATTTTTGGAAAATAAAGAAATTGAAATGCTTGAAAGTATAGGAATAGATTCAATAAAAATAGAAGGTAGAAAGAAAAATCAAAATTATGTATTTGAAACAGTAGGATATTATAGAAGTGTTATTGATAAAAATCCCAGACCATCTATGAGCTATAAACTATTTAATAGAGGATATTCTAAAGGATATTTTTATCTCGATGACAATCTTATGAATACAAAATATCCATCTAATTTTGGATATCTACTTGGTTCTATTTCGAATAATAAAATAAAATTACTTGATGATTTAGAAAATGGAGATGGTATACAATATGTAAATTCAAATTTTGAAACAATTGAAGGTATATTTGTCAATAAAATATTTAAAAATGATAAAAAAGTAGTGGCAGCGTTTAAAAATGATATTATTTCACTTCCCAATATACCTAAAAATGCAGTGTATATTTATAAAAACTATTCTAAAGCATTGAACGATAAAATAGAACACGATATTAAAATAAGTAAAAGATATTTAAATATTGATATTATTTTAAAAGCTGAAAAAAACAACAATATTAGCCTTACATTTTGCACAAAAAACCTTAAAAATGAGTTGATTGAAGTCAATATTAAAGGTAGCATTTTAAATGAATTAAGTAAAAAAAGTATAAGTTTAGACATGATATCTGAAAAACTATCAGAATTAGGTGATACTACTTTTAAAGCACAAAATATTAATATTCATTACAATGATGGTGTATTTATATCATTTAGTGAATTAAAAAATTTAAAAAGACAAGCAGCTTCTCTTTTATATGAAAAATTGATTAATTCATATAGAAGAAATGAAGATATATATGTAAATTATAAGCAATATGACAAAAATATAGAAAATAAACCATATGTAATTTCTGCTCTTGTAGAAAATGAAGAACAAGAAAAAGCTTGCATTGAAATGGGGATAACTAAAATTTATAAAAACGGCAAAGATGTTGCTAAACAAAAAAATCTAAATAAACTTACGAAAGCTACGAATCTTGCATATAACTTTTACGATTTATTAAAAAATGAAAAATTAGAAAATAAATATTCCATAAATTGGAACTTAAATATTTTTAATAATTATAGTATTGATGCACTTTCAAAATTTAAGAATGTTGATACTATATTTTTATCACCTGAATTAAGTTATAAACAAATAAGACATATTACTACAAAATCATTAAAAAAAGGTTTAGTTATATATGGTTATTTGAAAGGCATGTATATAGAGCATAGTATAATAGAAAAAAATTATATGGAAATTCAAGGTGAATTTTATGATAGATACAAACTTAGAAAAAATGAATTTGGAAATGTTGAACTTTTCTTAAATAAACCTATGAATTTAATTCCTAAATTATATTTAATAGAAACTTTAGGTCTTGATGAATTAAGGTTAGATTTTGTTTTTGAAACTTATGAAGAAACAAAAAAAATTATTAAAAGTATAAAAACAAAGAGTGGAACATATAATCCATATACATTTCAAATGGGTGTTTCATAA
- a CDS encoding cold-shock protein — translation MKGTVKWFNEKKGFGFILGEDGKDYFLHFSNIEKQGFKTVLEGERVSFEVENSDRGPQATKIVSI, via the coding sequence ATGAAAGGTACAGTAAAGTGGTTTAACGAGAAAAAAGGATTCGGATTTATCTTAGGTGAAGATGGTAAAGATTATTTTTTACATTTCTCAAATATTGAAAAACAAGGATTCAAAACAGTTTTAGAAGGCGAAAGAGTTTCATTTGAAGTTGAAAATTCAGATAGAGGACCTCAAGCAACTAAAATAGTTTCTATATAA
- the tyrS gene encoding tyrosine--tRNA ligase, whose product MTDLEIKQEVERQFNILKRGCEEIINEQDFKNKLEKSIKTGKGLKVKFGIDPTGSDLHIGHAVPLRKLKQFQDLGHEPIFLIGTFTARIGDPTGKSETRKMLSMETIENNIKTYLEQLKLILDVNKLRVEYNHTWLESMDLSKFLGLLSKFTVSQMVSREDFAKRLAANKPVSLVEFMYPILQAYDSVDLEADVELGATEQKFNILRGRDLLRDFEKEPQVCMLMPILVGLDGTEKMSKSLNNYIGVKDTPNDMFGKIMSISDELMYIYYEQITDVSIEEIKQIKENMHPMEAKKRLGEELVKIYYSVEEATKAREYFENVFSKKNLDIELPTVQITENEVDVIELLVKKLAFANTNSEARRLIEQGGFKVNDTPIKDVKAKIIIENDMIIKAGKKKIIKIKK is encoded by the coding sequence ATGACTGATTTAGAGATAAAGCAAGAAGTGGAAAGACAGTTTAATATATTAAAAAGAGGCTGCGAAGAAATAATAAATGAACAAGATTTTAAAAATAAATTAGAAAAAAGTATAAAAACTGGTAAAGGTTTAAAAGTAAAATTTGGAATAGATCCAACAGGTTCAGATTTACATATAGGACATGCTGTACCACTTAGAAAATTAAAACAGTTTCAGGATTTAGGTCATGAACCGATTTTTTTAATAGGAACTTTTACAGCAAGAATAGGAGATCCAACAGGGAAATCTGAAACAAGAAAAATGTTAAGTATGGAAACTATTGAAAATAATATAAAAACATATTTGGAACAATTAAAATTAATACTTGATGTTAATAAATTAAGAGTTGAGTATAATCATACTTGGCTAGAATCAATGGATTTATCAAAATTTTTAGGTTTACTTTCAAAATTTACTGTATCACAAATGGTAAGTAGAGAAGATTTTGCTAAAAGACTTGCAGCTAATAAGCCAGTATCTCTAGTTGAGTTTATGTATCCAATATTACAAGCATATGATTCTGTTGATTTAGAAGCAGATGTTGAATTAGGGGCAACAGAACAAAAATTTAATATACTAAGAGGAAGAGATTTATTAAGAGATTTTGAAAAAGAACCACAAGTATGTATGTTAATGCCAATATTAGTAGGTCTTGATGGTACAGAAAAAATGAGTAAATCGCTTAATAATTACATAGGTGTTAAAGATACTCCTAATGATATGTTTGGTAAAATTATGTCAATATCCGATGAACTTATGTATATATATTACGAACAAATTACGGATGTTAGTATAGAAGAAATAAAACAAATTAAAGAAAATATGCACCCTATGGAAGCAAAAAAACGATTGGGAGAAGAACTTGTAAAAATATATTATTCAGTTGAAGAAGCAACAAAAGCAAGAGAATATTTTGAAAATGTTTTTTCTAAGAAAAATTTAGATATTGAATTACCGACTGTACAAATAACTGAAAATGAAGTAGATGTTATAGAGCTATTAGTTAAAAAATTAGCATTTGCAAATACCAATAGTGAAGCTAGAAGATTAATAGAACAAGGTGGATTTAAAGTTAATGATACTCCAATAAAAGATGTAAAAGCAAAAATAATAATTGAAAATGACATGATAATAAAAGCAGGTAAAAAGAAAATAATAAAAATAAAAAAATAG
- a CDS encoding FAD-dependent oxidoreductase, translating to MQGLNLDLNSKKFANMDNKTYYDVIVIGAGPAAMSAAIYSIRKGLVTGIIGDIIGGQVTTTNEIENIIGIPKTTGSDFSLSLEKHAKEYEIPFYKGHIVKEIKVDVKDKIVISDDNISFRTKTVIIATGAKHRELNVEGEKEYIGKGVHYCSTCDGPFYRNLNVVVVGGGNSGVEAALDLSNIAKSVILMEFMPSLKADKVLQEKLYENNKITVMPNTKIEKISGTQFVTNLEFVDRETNETKIIDTDGIFVEIGLIANTDPFKNLVDVNKAGEIIIDNSNMTNVPGIFAAGDCTTVLHKQIIISMGEGAKAALSAFNYILNN from the coding sequence ATGCAAGGTTTAAATTTAGATTTAAATAGTAAAAAATTCGCTAATATGGATAATAAAACTTATTATGATGTAATAGTTATAGGTGCAGGACCTGCTGCGATGTCAGCTGCAATTTATTCTATAAGAAAAGGACTTGTAACAGGAATTATAGGAGATATAATTGGAGGACAAGTTACAACAACAAATGAAATAGAAAATATAATTGGAATACCAAAAACAACAGGTAGTGACTTTTCGCTATCACTTGAAAAACATGCTAAGGAATATGAAATACCATTTTACAAAGGTCATATTGTAAAAGAAATAAAAGTAGATGTAAAAGATAAAATAGTGATTAGTGATGATAATATTAGTTTTAGAACTAAAACTGTTATTATTGCAACTGGAGCTAAACACAGAGAATTAAATGTTGAAGGTGAAAAAGAATATATAGGAAAAGGAGTACATTATTGCTCTACTTGCGATGGACCATTTTATAGAAATCTTAATGTAGTAGTTGTTGGTGGTGGAAATTCAGGAGTTGAAGCTGCACTTGATTTATCTAACATTGCAAAAAGTGTTATTTTAATGGAATTTATGCCAAGTTTAAAAGCAGACAAAGTTTTACAAGAAAAATTATATGAAAACAATAAAATTACAGTAATGCCAAATACTAAAATAGAAAAGATATCGGGGACACAATTTGTAACAAATTTAGAATTTGTTGATAGAGAAACTAATGAAACAAAAATAATAGATACAGATGGTATTTTTGTCGAAATAGGGCTTATTGCTAACACAGATCCATTTAAAAATTTAGTAGATGTTAATAAAGCAGGAGAAATTATCATAGATAATTCAAATATGACAAATGTACCAGGAATATTTGCAGCAGGAGATTGTACAACAGTTTTACATAAACAAATAATAATTTCAATGGGAGAAGGAGCAAAAGCTGCACTTTCTGCATTTAACTATATTTTAAATAACTAG
- a CDS encoding winged helix-turn-helix transcriptional regulator, with product MTKIRYDMPCNLAQTLNLIGDKWTMLILFNILHGLMTYKELQDKLTNIPTNLLARRLKELVSDEFLSLEMYQSNPPRYNYLPTEKTKELKSIFYAFAIWGEKNLNNESCFWNIVNKNGHKIEFSLIDTVTNEKINTDDLVSTRLNKEYLE from the coding sequence ATGACAAAAATAAGATATGATATGCCTTGTAATTTAGCACAGACATTGAATCTAATCGGTGATAAATGGACCATGCTTATTTTATTTAATATTCTACATGGATTAATGACATATAAGGAATTGCAGGATAAACTTACAAATATTCCTACAAATTTACTTGCTAGAAGGTTAAAAGAATTAGTTTCAGATGAATTTTTATCATTAGAAATGTACCAATCAAACCCTCCTAGATACAATTATTTACCTACTGAAAAAACAAAAGAATTAAAAAGTATTTTTTATGCTTTCGCTATTTGGGGAGAAAAAAATTTAAATAATGAAAGTTGTTTTTGGAATATCGTTAATAAAAACGGACATAAAATTGAATTTTCACTTATAGATACTGTTACAAATGAAAAAATTAATACAGATGATTTAGTTTCAACAAGATTAAATAAAGAATATCTAGAATAA